A portion of the Algisphaera agarilytica genome contains these proteins:
- a CDS encoding glycosyltransferase: protein MDLSYVIVSHNRRDTLLRTLGILERSTPLAEAQWETWVVDNASTDGTAEAIAEQFPKVNLLRRETNEGVWARSLAFSQCRGRAVILLDDDSYPADAQTVTRSIAHLDAHPDLAAVVGRCVLPSGELEACALPGVMLSGAVCMRKAALDQVGGFRREFFRKAGEYDLSFRLWEAGWQVARFEDVVYRHDKHAGGRSAELAFKMDLRNNLILVERFFPPAYRRAYRKDFTQRYAAFARHHGHDRAMSEAIAEARQWAQRERTAGRQTLSPATLETVMQWGLQKQRVGAWAEQQEIRRVVIADHSKNLYATFRAAQRNGLTVSAIAENHPALAGGTYRGVPVLPDREALCGRNEGVILSNVNPARVEARVAELRERWAGPLLTLWYPKTLGGVPEAPVEKLVA from the coding sequence ATGGACCTGTCTTACGTCATCGTGAGCCACAACCGCCGGGACACGCTGCTGCGCACGCTCGGCATCCTGGAACGCAGCACACCGCTGGCCGAAGCGCAGTGGGAGACCTGGGTCGTCGACAACGCCTCGACCGACGGCACTGCGGAAGCGATTGCCGAGCAGTTCCCCAAGGTCAATCTCCTGCGTCGCGAGACCAACGAAGGTGTCTGGGCACGAAGCCTGGCATTCTCGCAGTGCCGCGGCCGGGCGGTGATTCTCCTGGACGACGACAGCTACCCCGCCGACGCCCAGACCGTGACGCGTTCGATCGCCCACCTCGACGCCCACCCCGACCTCGCGGCGGTGGTGGGGCGGTGCGTGCTGCCCAGCGGTGAGCTCGAAGCGTGTGCGCTGCCGGGCGTGATGCTCAGCGGCGCGGTGTGCATGCGCAAAGCCGCGCTCGATCAGGTCGGCGGCTTCCGCCGCGAGTTCTTCCGCAAGGCCGGCGAATACGACTTGAGCTTCCGGCTGTGGGAAGCGGGTTGGCAGGTGGCGCGGTTTGAAGACGTGGTGTACCGCCACGACAAACACGCCGGCGGACGCAGCGCCGAGCTCGCGTTCAAGATGGACCTGCGCAACAACCTGATCCTCGTCGAGCGGTTCTTCCCCCCGGCCTATCGCCGTGCCTACCGCAAGGACTTCACGCAACGCTACGCCGCGTTCGCCCGCCACCACGGCCACGACCGCGCGATGTCCGAAGCCATCGCCGAGGCCCGCCAGTGGGCCCAGCGCGAACGCACCGCCGGCCGGCAAACGCTGTCGCCCGCCACGCTCGAAACTGTGATGCAATGGGGCCTGCAGAAGCAGCGTGTCGGCGCATGGGCCGAGCAACAGGAAATCCGCCGGGTCGTCATTGCCGACCACTCCAAGAACCTCTACGCCACGTTCCGCGCCGCCCAACGCAACGGGCTCACCGTGTCCGCCATCGCCGAGAACCACCCCGCGCTGGCGGGCGGGACCTACCGCGGCGTTCCGGTGCTCCCCGACCGCGAGGCGCTCTGCGGCAGGAATGAGGGCGTGATCCTGTCCAACGTGAACCCCGCGCGCGTCGAAGCACGCGTTGCGGAGCTGCGCGAACGCTGGGCCGGCCCGCTGCTCACGCTGTGGTACCCCAAGACCCTGGGCGGCGTGCCCGAAGCGCCCGTGGAGAAACTCGTCGCCTGA
- a CDS encoding PfkB family carbohydrate kinase: MADAPRPPRLSDATRHDDATLLARAVPAVEGRRIAVVGDVILDCYRSDGGRSHCFPGGAGVIAGHLRRLGAQPVLVTQLANDGNARQLRRGLDDLGIEVHAVPTDAAQPVRTRRVQGHRITATPRQELIESPPPVTTGRIAGAITERRLDLDAVIFADFGHGTVTPELLDGVLPILRPSTPVLTGDVSGPRASLLAMRKFDLLTPTERELRRLSPSPSPLTPLDALGRRLVTELDLKHLLVTRDASGCVRYSSNGTKREQPSLASMYQTRVFDEVGAGDALLAAATLGLCSGLGIRSSVRLGQIAAAAAIAQIGNAAMGWERLHRVIAPQATSAASYPAQAASMPAA; the protein is encoded by the coding sequence ATGGCCGACGCTCCGCGACCTCCCCGACTCTCCGATGCCACCCGACACGACGACGCCACCCTGCTGGCCCGGGCGGTGCCCGCGGTCGAGGGCCGACGCATCGCGGTGGTGGGCGATGTCATCCTGGACTGCTACCGCTCGGACGGTGGACGCTCGCACTGCTTCCCCGGCGGGGCCGGCGTGATCGCGGGTCACCTTCGTCGCCTGGGAGCGCAACCCGTTCTGGTGACGCAGCTCGCCAACGACGGGAACGCCCGCCAACTCCGCCGAGGCCTCGACGATCTGGGGATCGAGGTGCATGCGGTTCCCACGGACGCCGCCCAGCCGGTCCGGACTCGCCGGGTCCAGGGCCATCGCATTACCGCAACGCCACGCCAGGAGCTGATCGAATCCCCCCCGCCCGTGACGACCGGGCGGATTGCCGGGGCCATCACCGAACGCCGGCTGGACCTGGACGCGGTCATTTTCGCGGATTTCGGCCACGGCACGGTTACCCCCGAACTGCTCGACGGCGTGCTGCCGATCCTCCGGCCCAGCACCCCGGTCCTGACCGGCGACGTCAGCGGCCCCCGCGCCAGCCTCCTGGCGATGCGGAAGTTTGACCTGCTCACGCCGACCGAGCGTGAGTTGCGTCGGCTCTCGCCGAGCCCTTCGCCGCTCACCCCGCTGGATGCCTTGGGCAGGCGGTTGGTGACTGAACTCGACCTCAAACACCTGCTGGTCACCCGCGACGCCTCGGGCTGCGTCCGGTACAGCTCCAACGGCACCAAGCGGGAACAACCCAGCCTCGCGTCGATGTACCAGACCCGGGTCTTTGATGAAGTCGGCGCGGGCGATGCCCTGCTCGCCGCGGCCACGCTGGGGCTTTGTAGCGGGCTCGGGATCCGTTCCAGTGTCCGCCTGGGCCAGATCGCCGCCGCCGCCGCGATCGCACAAATAGGCAACGCCGCGATGGGTTGGGAGCGTCTGCACCGCGTGATCGCCCCCCAGGCCACCTCCGCCGCCTCGTACCCCGCACAGGCAGCCTCCATGCCCGCGGCGTAA